Proteins co-encoded in one Callospermophilus lateralis isolate mCalLat2 chromosome 2, mCalLat2.hap1, whole genome shotgun sequence genomic window:
- the LOC143391813 gene encoding olfactory receptor 5AK3-like, translating to MEQNNSTEVTEFILLGFAGQHKSRHILFIVFLVIYVVTLVGNVGMILLIKIHSSLHTPMYFFLQHLAIIDLCYTSAITPKMLQNFIGIKQSISFVGCLVQLLVYGTFATSDCYILAAMAVDRYVAICNPLHYPVVMSQRLRIQLLLGSYFMGFLNASVNTGFTFSLNFCKSNAINHFFCDAPPILALSCSSIHVNIMLLTVFVGFNLTFTVLVVIFSYTYILAAILRISSAAGRKKAFSTCASHLTAVTIFYGTLSYMYLHHHTNESQEQEKVSSVFYGIIIPMLNPLIYSLRNQDVIEAIRKTANKCL from the coding sequence ATGGAACAGAACAACAGTACTGAAGTGACTGAATTCATTCTCTTGGGATTTGCAGGTCAGCACAAGTCCCGGCACATCCTCTTCATAGTATTTCTAGTGATCTATGTGGTCACGTTAGTGGGCAATGTGGGGATGATCCTACTCATCAAGATCCACTCCTCCCTTCACACTCCTATGTACTTTTTCCTCCAACACTTGGCCATTATTGATCTCTGTTACACCTCTGCCATCACTCCCAAGATGCTACAGAACTTCATAGGGATAAAGCAGTCCATCTCTTTCGTGGGATGTCTGGTACAATTACTGGTCTATGGTACTTTTGCCACAAGTGACTGCTACATTCTGGCTGCGATGGCAGTGGACCGTTATGTGGCCATCTGTAACCCACTGCACTATCCAGTTGTCATGTCCCAGAGACTCCGCATTCAGCTGCTGCTGGGTTCATACTTCATGGGTTTCCTGAATGCCTCTGTAAACACAGGTTTTACTTTCTCATTGAACTTTTGCAAATCCAATGCAATTAACCACTTTTTCTGTGATGCACCTCCAATCCTTGCCCTGTCATGCTCCAGTATCCACGTCAACATCATGCTGCTGACTGTCTTTGTGGGGTTTAACTTGACATTCACTGTGCTGGTCGTCATCTTTTCCTACACATACATCCTGGCTGCCATCCTGAGGATATCTTCTGCAGCAGGCAGGAAGAAAGCCTTCTCCACATGTGCCTCCCACCTGACAGCAGTCACCATTTTCTATGGGACTCTCTCGTACATGTACCTACACCACCATACCAATGAGTCTCAAGAGCAGGAAAAAGTGTCTTCTGTGTTCTATGGCATAATTATCCCCATGTTAAACCCCTTGATATATAGCTTGAGAAACCAAGATGTAATAGAAGCTATAAGAAAGACAGCAAACAAGTGCTTATAA